The following coding sequences lie in one Salmo salar chromosome ssa13, Ssal_v3.1, whole genome shotgun sequence genomic window:
- the LOC106567971 gene encoding spermatogenesis-associated protein 22 isoform X1 translates to MKRYENQQARPTAGCLSVPLFNQKKRSRLPLTSNPSEKKFCSGNEYMPTHSSASSIINTSGNTGYYQDQAPRCPAPAAQDNQWSRQGNQQQSQPQSQCPNSQPVPVPVGRSFAPPHPYNAGNAGLQMGQPPVRQDSRAPTNPRQSNYNAPCSSGNTQSKPVPPSSYSQMGQQQLGYRHRQRQDNPPEPPLYSQQSKPTPPPSRPSHGPGPQKQNTSWKFITTTNTGPQKQLMEDSRDTYQTQNTSQSQVQHVKAATENSLRILTAVIDGIRHWSHFKDRAPYLFEIFATLDSAVTAGSHGAKIFLMRDGKEVVQCVFYENELELPRLIRGQVHRCVGNYDCTRDTLACVSVRAALPSEQRNAQESIKASDAEMRDLVKSLSEV, encoded by the exons ATGAAAAGATATGAAAACCAGCAGGCCAGACCTACTGCAG GCTGCCTCTCTGTGCCTCTGTTTAACCAGAAGAAAAGGAGCAGGCTGCCTTTGACATCCAATCCCTCAGAGAAGAAATTCTGCTCTGGCAATGAATACATGCCTACACACAGCTCTGCTTCATCCATCATCAACACATCAG GTAACACAGGCTATTACCAAGATCAAGCCCCAAGGTGTCCTGCACCTGCTGCTCAGGACAATCAGTGGAGCAGACAAGGCAACCAGCAGCAGTCTCAACCACAGTCTCAGTGTCCTAACAGTCAACCTGTGCCGGTACCTGTGGGGAGAAGCTTTGCACCTCCACACCCATACAATGCTGGGAATGCAGG TCTGCAGATGGGACAGCCACCAGTGAGGCAGGACTCAAGAGCCCCTACAAACCCCAGACAGAGCAACTACAATGCCCCTTGCAGCAGTGGGAACACACAGAGCAAGCCGGTACCCCCAAGCAGCTACTCTCAGATGGGTCAGCAGCAGTTAggttacagacacagacagagacaggacaacCCACCAGAGCCTCCTCTTTACTCCCAGCAGTCTAAACCCACTCCCCCTCCAAGCAGACCAAGTCATGGTCCTGGACCACAGAAGCAGAACACATCCTGGAAGTTTATAACCACCACCAACACTGGGCCACAGAAACAACTGATGGAAGACAGTAGAGACACATATCAAACTCAAAATACCTCTCAGTCTCAGGTACAACAT GTCAAAGCAGCAACTgagaactctctgaggatcttGACTGCTGTCATTGATGGCATTAGACACTGGAGCCATTTCAAGGACAGAGCCCCGTACCTATTTGAGATTTTCG CCACTCTTGACTCTGCAGTCACCGCCGGGTCTCATGGAGCTAAGATCTTCCTCATGAGAGATGGGAAAGAGGTGGTGCAGTGTGTCTTCTATGAAAAT GAGCTGGAGCTGCCCAGGCTGATCCGAGGCCAGGTGCACCGCTGTGTGGGGAACTACGACTGCACCAGAGACACCCTcgcctgtgtgtctgtcagggcCGCTCTGCCCTCAGAGCAGAGGAACGCACAGGAGTCTATCAAAGCCTCGGACGCTGAGATGAGGGACCTGGTGAAATCACTCAGTGAAGTCTGA
- the LOC106567971 gene encoding spermatogenesis-associated protein 22 isoform X3: MPTHSSASSIINTSGNTGYYQDQAPRCPAPAAQDNQWSRQGNQQQSQPQSQCPNSQPVPVPVGRSFAPPHPYNAGNAGLQMGQPPVRQDSRAPTNPRQSNYNAPCSSGNTQSKPVPPSSYSQMGQQQLGYRHRQRQDNPPEPPLYSQQSKPTPPPSRPSHGPGPQKQNTSWKFITTTNTGPQKQLMEDSRDTYQTQNTSQSQVQHVKAATENSLRILTAVIDGIRHWSHFKDRAPYLFEIFATLDSAVTAGSHGAKIFLMRDGKEVVQCVFYENELELPRLIRGQVHRCVGNYDCTRDTLACVSVRAALPSEQRNAQESIKASDAEMRDLVKSLSEV; the protein is encoded by the exons ATGCCTACACACAGCTCTGCTTCATCCATCATCAACACATCAG GTAACACAGGCTATTACCAAGATCAAGCCCCAAGGTGTCCTGCACCTGCTGCTCAGGACAATCAGTGGAGCAGACAAGGCAACCAGCAGCAGTCTCAACCACAGTCTCAGTGTCCTAACAGTCAACCTGTGCCGGTACCTGTGGGGAGAAGCTTTGCACCTCCACACCCATACAATGCTGGGAATGCAGG TCTGCAGATGGGACAGCCACCAGTGAGGCAGGACTCAAGAGCCCCTACAAACCCCAGACAGAGCAACTACAATGCCCCTTGCAGCAGTGGGAACACACAGAGCAAGCCGGTACCCCCAAGCAGCTACTCTCAGATGGGTCAGCAGCAGTTAggttacagacacagacagagacaggacaacCCACCAGAGCCTCCTCTTTACTCCCAGCAGTCTAAACCCACTCCCCCTCCAAGCAGACCAAGTCATGGTCCTGGACCACAGAAGCAGAACACATCCTGGAAGTTTATAACCACCACCAACACTGGGCCACAGAAACAACTGATGGAAGACAGTAGAGACACATATCAAACTCAAAATACCTCTCAGTCTCAGGTACAACAT GTCAAAGCAGCAACTgagaactctctgaggatcttGACTGCTGTCATTGATGGCATTAGACACTGGAGCCATTTCAAGGACAGAGCCCCGTACCTATTTGAGATTTTCG CCACTCTTGACTCTGCAGTCACCGCCGGGTCTCATGGAGCTAAGATCTTCCTCATGAGAGATGGGAAAGAGGTGGTGCAGTGTGTCTTCTATGAAAAT GAGCTGGAGCTGCCCAGGCTGATCCGAGGCCAGGTGCACCGCTGTGTGGGGAACTACGACTGCACCAGAGACACCCTcgcctgtgtgtctgtcagggcCGCTCTGCCCTCAGAGCAGAGGAACGCACAGGAGTCTATCAAAGCCTCGGACGCTGAGATGAGGGACCTGGTGAAATCACTCAGTGAAGTCTGA
- the LOC106567971 gene encoding spermatogenesis-associated protein 22 isoform X2: MKRYENQQARPTAGCLSVPLFNQKKRSRLPLTSNPSEKKFCSGNEYMPTHSSASSIINTSGNTGYYQDQAPRCPAPAAQDNQWSRQGNQQQSQPQSQCPNSQPVPVPVGRSFAPPHPYNAGNAGLQMGQPPVRQDSRAPTNPRQSNYNAPCSSGNTQSKPVPPSSYSQMGQQQLGYRHRQRQDNPPEPPLYSQQSKPTPPPSRPSHGPGPQKQNTSWKFITTTNTGPQKQLMEDSRDTYQTQNTSQSQVQHVKAATENSLRILTAVIDGIRHWSHFKDRAPYLFEIFATLDSAVTAGSHGAKIFLMRDGKEVVQCVFYENLELPRLIRGQVHRCVGNYDCTRDTLACVSVRAALPSEQRNAQESIKASDAEMRDLVKSLSEV; this comes from the exons ATGAAAAGATATGAAAACCAGCAGGCCAGACCTACTGCAG GCTGCCTCTCTGTGCCTCTGTTTAACCAGAAGAAAAGGAGCAGGCTGCCTTTGACATCCAATCCCTCAGAGAAGAAATTCTGCTCTGGCAATGAATACATGCCTACACACAGCTCTGCTTCATCCATCATCAACACATCAG GTAACACAGGCTATTACCAAGATCAAGCCCCAAGGTGTCCTGCACCTGCTGCTCAGGACAATCAGTGGAGCAGACAAGGCAACCAGCAGCAGTCTCAACCACAGTCTCAGTGTCCTAACAGTCAACCTGTGCCGGTACCTGTGGGGAGAAGCTTTGCACCTCCACACCCATACAATGCTGGGAATGCAGG TCTGCAGATGGGACAGCCACCAGTGAGGCAGGACTCAAGAGCCCCTACAAACCCCAGACAGAGCAACTACAATGCCCCTTGCAGCAGTGGGAACACACAGAGCAAGCCGGTACCCCCAAGCAGCTACTCTCAGATGGGTCAGCAGCAGTTAggttacagacacagacagagacaggacaacCCACCAGAGCCTCCTCTTTACTCCCAGCAGTCTAAACCCACTCCCCCTCCAAGCAGACCAAGTCATGGTCCTGGACCACAGAAGCAGAACACATCCTGGAAGTTTATAACCACCACCAACACTGGGCCACAGAAACAACTGATGGAAGACAGTAGAGACACATATCAAACTCAAAATACCTCTCAGTCTCAGGTACAACAT GTCAAAGCAGCAACTgagaactctctgaggatcttGACTGCTGTCATTGATGGCATTAGACACTGGAGCCATTTCAAGGACAGAGCCCCGTACCTATTTGAGATTTTCG CCACTCTTGACTCTGCAGTCACCGCCGGGTCTCATGGAGCTAAGATCTTCCTCATGAGAGATGGGAAAGAGGTGGTGCAGTGTGTCTTCTATGAAAAT CTGGAGCTGCCCAGGCTGATCCGAGGCCAGGTGCACCGCTGTGTGGGGAACTACGACTGCACCAGAGACACCCTcgcctgtgtgtctgtcagggcCGCTCTGCCCTCAGAGCAGAGGAACGCACAGGAGTCTATCAAAGCCTCGGACGCTGAGATGAGGGACCTGGTGAAATCACTCAGTGAAGTCTGA